From a single Armatimonadota bacterium genomic region:
- the carA gene encoding glutamine-hydrolyzing carbamoyl-phosphate synthase small subunit, with protein MLGESLGFPEFSFRSGALRCGWGTEGESDLGSKAMLALEDGLVFEGWSFGAEGENFGEVVFNTGMTGYQEVLTDPSYRGQIPCMTYTQIGNYGINDEDVESWRPWVEGFIVRELCEVPSNWRSKRTLSDYLGANGIIGIEGIDTRMLTRHLRTYGAKKGVISTTDLDAESLVEKAKASPSIVAVDLAKDVTCDRIREWGESGYVDFSGDDPRQLSLGLATGMPSMWKPREQVLRAVVVDLGVKQNILRLVHQMGCQVIVVPAQTQADEIMELEPDGVVISNGPGDPDAVTYAIDTIANLIGRVPIFGICFGQQLIALALGGRTYKLKFGHRGVNHPVKNLRTGQVEITTQNHGFSVDFDSLQGTGMEQTHVNLNDQTIEGMRHRDLPVFSVQYHPEAGPGPHDARYLFDEFKRDMLAFRGA; from the coding sequence ATGTTAGGAGAAAGCTTGGGATTTCCTGAGTTTTCCTTCAGGTCTGGGGCATTACGGTGTGGCTGGGGAACAGAAGGGGAGAGCGACTTGGGCAGCAAGGCCATGCTCGCGCTGGAGGACGGTCTGGTCTTTGAAGGCTGGTCATTCGGCGCAGAGGGCGAGAACTTCGGAGAAGTGGTCTTCAACACGGGAATGACCGGTTACCAGGAGGTCCTCACGGATCCCTCGTACCGGGGACAGATCCCGTGCATGACCTACACCCAGATCGGCAACTACGGGATCAATGACGAGGACGTGGAATCCTGGCGGCCCTGGGTCGAGGGTTTCATCGTCCGCGAGCTTTGTGAGGTTCCCAGCAACTGGCGGAGCAAGCGAACGCTCAGTGACTATCTGGGCGCCAATGGGATCATCGGCATCGAGGGCATCGATACCCGGATGCTCACCCGCCACCTGCGGACATACGGGGCGAAGAAGGGTGTGATCTCCACCACCGATCTCGATGCAGAGAGCCTGGTGGAGAAGGCCAAGGCTTCCCCATCGATCGTGGCTGTCGATCTGGCGAAAGACGTCACCTGTGATCGCATCCGCGAGTGGGGCGAGTCGGGCTACGTGGACTTTTCGGGCGATGATCCGAGGCAGTTGTCGCTGGGCTTGGCAACCGGGATGCCAAGCATGTGGAAGCCCCGGGAGCAGGTGCTGCGTGCCGTCGTCGTGGACCTGGGTGTGAAGCAGAATATCCTGCGCCTTGTGCACCAGATGGGTTGCCAGGTCATCGTGGTCCCGGCGCAGACACAGGCCGACGAGATCATGGAACTGGAGCCCGACGGCGTGGTCATCTCCAATGGCCCGGGGGACCCGGACGCCGTCACTTATGCCATCGATACCATCGCAAATCTCATCGGCAGAGTCCCGATCTTCGGGATCTGCTTCGGCCAGCAGCTGATCGCGCTGGCTCTCGGCGGCCGCACTTACAAGCTGAAGTTTGGCCACCGCGGCGTCAACCACCCCGTCAAGAACCTGCGCACAGGGCAGGTGGAAATCACCACCCAGAACCACGGGTTCTCTGTGGACTTTGACTCTCTGCAGGGCACGGGTATGGAGCAGACCCACGTGAACCTCAATGACCAGACCATCGAGGGGATGAGGCATAGGGACTTGCCGGTTTTCTCGGTGCAATATCATCCCGAAGCCGGTCCGGGCCCCCACGATGCTCGGTACCTGTTCGACGAGTTCAAGCGAGACATGCTCGCGTTCCGCGGAGCCTGA
- a CDS encoding dihydroorotase — protein MSGEFVLKGGTVVDPASGRMEQADVWVHAGILASIGPEPWPADWETVPVPRLLIAPGLVDIHVHLRTPGQEHKETITSGTRAAVAGGFTTVACMPNTLPPVDRPERVAELASRIGEEAFCRVEIIGAISTDNLNAEFVDARSMRDAGCVALTDDAFPVQELEGMQRALRAAGAGDATLIAHCEDRRFTRGGVMNLGAASNALGVTGQDSRSESESLLAWEHAAQACCPGTRPRFHVAHASSRVLLEAARQIRQARVWPSLTLETAPHYFALTEDAVRTHGANAKMNPPLRAEEDRLAVRAALLDGLIGVIATDHAPHTPEEKAAGLVDAPFGVVGLETSLGVTFSELVHTGLMTPAECLALMTCNPAWVLWPGAARGPGFLVAGAPADITLIDPEHRWIVDPAQFQSKGRNTPFAGAQLRGRAWGTIVGGRWRMREYVVCPEPSGD, from the coding sequence ATGAGCGGAGAATTCGTGCTCAAAGGCGGCACCGTTGTTGACCCCGCATCCGGCCGGATGGAACAGGCCGATGTCTGGGTGCACGCCGGCATTCTGGCAAGCATCGGCCCTGAGCCGTGGCCGGCAGACTGGGAAACGGTGCCTGTGCCGAGGCTGCTCATCGCACCGGGCCTTGTGGATATCCACGTCCACCTGCGCACGCCCGGCCAGGAGCACAAAGAAACCATCACCAGCGGCACCCGAGCGGCGGTGGCCGGAGGCTTCACCACCGTTGCCTGCATGCCCAACACCTTGCCGCCCGTGGACCGTCCGGAACGGGTCGCGGAACTTGCGTCGCGCATTGGCGAGGAGGCTTTCTGCCGGGTCGAGATCATCGGCGCGATTAGCACGGACAACCTCAATGCGGAGTTCGTGGACGCCCGGAGCATGCGGGACGCGGGTTGCGTCGCTCTTACGGACGATGCATTTCCGGTGCAGGAACTGGAGGGCATGCAAAGGGCGCTCAGGGCGGCCGGCGCCGGAGATGCAACTCTGATTGCCCACTGTGAGGACCGCAGATTCACCCGGGGCGGCGTCATGAACCTGGGCGCGGCAAGCAATGCGCTCGGGGTAACGGGGCAGGATAGCCGCTCGGAGAGCGAGAGCCTGCTGGCTTGGGAGCACGCCGCCCAGGCCTGCTGTCCGGGCACCAGGCCGCGGTTCCACGTGGCCCACGCAAGTTCACGGGTTCTTCTGGAGGCGGCCCGGCAGATTCGGCAGGCCAGAGTATGGCCGTCGCTGACCCTGGAGACCGCGCCCCACTACTTCGCGCTGACCGAGGACGCGGTCCGCACACATGGGGCAAATGCCAAAATGAATCCGCCGCTGAGAGCCGAGGAGGACCGACTGGCGGTACGCGCTGCACTGCTGGACGGGCTGATCGGCGTGATCGCCACCGATCACGCGCCACATACGCCTGAAGAGAAGGCGGCGGGACTCGTGGACGCGCCCTTCGGCGTGGTGGGGCTGGAGACGTCGCTGGGAGTGACTTTCAGCGAGCTCGTGCATACCGGCCTGATGACCCCGGCGGAGTGCCTCGCGCTCATGACCTGCAACCCGGCCTGGGTGCTCTGGCCAGGCGCCGCACGGGGCCCGGGGTTCCTGGTCGCGGGCGCACCCGCGGATATCACTCTCATTGACCCGGAGCATCGCTGGATTGTTGACCCGGCGCAGTTCCAGTCGAAGGGCCGCAACACGCCCTTCGCAGGGGCCCAGCTGCGGGGGAGAGCCTGGGGCACGATCGTGGGAGGACGGTGGCGAATGAGGGAGTACGTGGTCTGTCCAGAGCCGTCCGGGGACTAA
- the hemW gene encoding radical SAM family heme chaperone HemW: MSGPGIYVHFAFCRSKCLYCDFNSRPGTPAEQSAYVDALVAEIERTPPLGAATVYFGGGTPTVFAPCDLARVLQAVTARFVVGPSAEITLEANPGTVTEASLRALREAGFNRLSLGVQSLRDPELTLLGRAHDAAQAEQAVASARAAGFENLSLDLIRGLPGQKLEHWQETLEGAIALEPDHISAYGLSLEEGTPLREKVERGELPRPRGSGSAHWLDWTVRRLRRAGYRRYEISNYARPGRESRHNLNYWHNGEYIGIGAGAWSYRAGVRSRNVADSREYTRLALAGEELVREAERLGPEEALGEAMMLGLRLTEGIRPPELACRYGIDPRQRYADVIDRLVKERLLVDEHGVLRLTSKGLLVQNAVAVEFLQ, encoded by the coding sequence ATGAGCGGCCCCGGCATCTACGTCCACTTCGCATTCTGCCGCAGTAAGTGCCTTTACTGCGATTTCAACTCGCGCCCGGGCACCCCTGCTGAGCAGAGCGCCTACGTGGACGCGCTTGTGGCCGAAATCGAGCGCACACCACCCCTGGGTGCAGCCACCGTGTACTTCGGAGGGGGAACGCCAACGGTTTTCGCGCCTTGCGACCTCGCCCGGGTTCTGCAGGCCGTCACTGCCCGCTTCGTGGTCGGACCCAGCGCGGAGATCACCCTCGAAGCAAACCCGGGAACGGTGACCGAGGCGTCCTTGAGGGCGTTGCGCGAGGCGGGCTTCAACCGGCTGAGTCTCGGGGTGCAGTCGCTGCGCGACCCGGAACTGACGCTCCTTGGCAGGGCGCATGATGCGGCCCAAGCCGAGCAGGCAGTGGCTTCGGCGCGTGCGGCCGGCTTCGAGAACCTGTCCCTCGACCTCATCCGCGGACTGCCGGGGCAAAAGCTGGAGCACTGGCAGGAGACCCTCGAGGGGGCCATTGCCCTGGAGCCCGACCACATTTCCGCCTACGGGTTGTCTCTCGAGGAGGGCACCCCCCTGAGGGAGAAAGTGGAGCGTGGCGAACTCCCCCGGCCCCGCGGCTCCGGCAGCGCGCACTGGCTGGATTGGACGGTGCGCCGGCTCAGGCGTGCAGGATACCGCCGCTACGAGATTTCCAACTACGCGCGGCCAGGGCGCGAATCCCGGCACAATCTCAACTACTGGCACAACGGCGAGTACATTGGCATCGGCGCCGGCGCATGGAGCTATCGGGCCGGTGTGCGCAGCCGGAACGTGGCTGATTCGCGCGAGTACACACGGCTGGCTCTGGCTGGCGAGGAACTTGTGCGCGAGGCGGAGAGGCTTGGCCCCGAGGAGGCGTTGGGCGAGGCGATGATGCTGGGCCTGCGGCTGACGGAGGGCATCAGGCCCCCCGAACTGGCTTGCAGATATGGCATCGACCCGCGTCAACGGTACGCGGACGTCATTGATCGGCTCGTCAAAGAAAGACTTCTGGTTGACGAACACGGGGTCTTACGTTTAACGTCTAAAGGATTACTCGTTCAAAACGCCGTTGCTGTCGAGTTCCTGCAATGA
- a CDS encoding DUF1957 domain-containing protein, translating into MSNPAGAFVMVLHGHIPYVLGHSTDPHGSVMLYEAAAETYIPLLWCLEELEHEGIKANITVSLSPITVEQLSDERFKIWFVDYLRAKIAGAEEDEALFRDQWGDGHLAFLARETWRNRYEAILRAFVEGYNRDLVGAFRRMQQIGQIELMTCGATHGYFPLLHEDVSIQAQIMQAVSNYQRHFGERPRGIWLPECAYRPHALWGPPPELGYLQDGHPELPMERAGIEELVGNSGFSYFIVDTHMLGGGQPLPVAVRRGDITGKPWEAIRHLRDASPYDGPKTPYRPYFVGDRFEDHSPVSILVRDPDTSRQVWSAWQGYPGDFWYLEFHKKHMPHQLRYWRVTDDLNDLGTKQPYEPHQADARVREHAGHFLWLVKSKLQSAPWEGGMPVVCAPFDAELFGHWWFEGPAWLTKTLRWMNQDPDIAVMKASEYITNHSPDRAITLPEGSWGAGGGHAVWLNAETAWTWHLVYDAEKDYKGLAAYLADNRDSRVRALVQQAGRELLLLQASDWQFLISTWSAHDYASARVRHHYDDYRFVARLAREVAAGASLSPEQEKQFAAICDRDRPFPDLDPHWWLPGAAERAPAAGPV; encoded by the coding sequence ATGAGTAATCCCGCTGGCGCATTCGTGATGGTCCTGCATGGCCACATTCCGTACGTGCTCGGGCACAGCACCGATCCGCACGGAAGCGTCATGCTGTATGAGGCCGCGGCGGAGACATACATCCCACTGCTTTGGTGCCTCGAGGAGCTTGAGCACGAGGGCATCAAGGCCAACATAACCGTGAGTCTCAGTCCTATCACCGTGGAACAGCTCTCCGACGAGCGGTTCAAGATCTGGTTCGTGGACTACCTGCGCGCGAAGATTGCGGGGGCCGAGGAGGACGAGGCACTTTTCCGGGATCAGTGGGGGGACGGACATCTGGCGTTCTTGGCGCGAGAAACCTGGCGGAACCGTTACGAGGCAATCCTGCGGGCCTTCGTGGAGGGCTACAATCGCGACCTTGTTGGGGCATTTCGCCGTATGCAGCAGATCGGCCAGATTGAGTTGATGACCTGCGGCGCCACCCACGGCTACTTCCCGCTCCTGCATGAGGATGTGAGCATACAGGCCCAGATTATGCAGGCCGTCTCCAACTACCAGCGGCATTTCGGCGAGCGCCCGCGGGGGATCTGGCTGCCCGAATGCGCATACCGCCCCCACGCTCTTTGGGGGCCGCCGCCGGAACTTGGGTATCTTCAGGATGGACACCCGGAGTTACCGATGGAGCGCGCGGGGATAGAGGAGCTCGTGGGTAACAGCGGGTTCTCGTATTTCATCGTGGATACCCACATGCTCGGCGGCGGACAGCCCCTGCCCGTGGCGGTCCGTCGCGGCGATATCACAGGCAAGCCCTGGGAGGCTATCCGGCATCTACGCGACGCATCGCCTTACGACGGCCCGAAGACCCCATACCGCCCGTATTTCGTTGGCGACCGTTTCGAAGACCATTCTCCAGTGTCCATCCTCGTGCGCGATCCGGACACCAGCCGGCAGGTCTGGAGCGCCTGGCAGGGATACCCTGGCGATTTCTGGTACCTCGAGTTCCACAAGAAACACATGCCCCACCAGCTTCGCTACTGGCGGGTAACCGACGATCTCAACGACCTGGGTACCAAGCAACCGTACGAACCGCATCAGGCAGATGCACGCGTACGCGAACATGCGGGGCATTTCCTTTGGCTCGTGAAAAGCAAGCTCCAGTCGGCGCCCTGGGAGGGCGGCATGCCTGTGGTCTGCGCGCCCTTCGACGCCGAACTGTTCGGCCACTGGTGGTTCGAAGGCCCGGCATGGCTCACCAAGACACTCCGGTGGATGAACCAGGACCCGGACATTGCGGTGATGAAGGCCTCCGAGTACATCACGAACCACTCGCCGGACCGCGCAATTACCCTTCCCGAAGGCTCGTGGGGAGCGGGCGGTGGACATGCGGTCTGGCTCAACGCCGAGACCGCCTGGACCTGGCATCTTGTCTACGATGCGGAGAAGGACTACAAGGGGCTGGCGGCTTATCTCGCAGACAACAGGGATTCCAGGGTGCGCGCGCTTGTCCAGCAGGCCGGGCGCGAACTGCTGCTGCTGCAGGCATCTGACTGGCAGTTCCTCATCAGCACCTGGTCGGCCCACGACTATGCATCCGCACGTGTCCGTCACCACTATGATGACTATCGTTTCGTGGCGCGTCTTGCCCGCGAAGTGGCCGCCGGCGCGTCTCTCAGCCCCGAGCAGGAAAAGCAGTTCGCAGCAATCTGCGACCGCGACCGGCCCTTCCCCGACCTCGACCCGCACTGGTGGCTGCCGGGAGCGGCCGAGAGAGCGCCCGCTGCGGGACCGGTCTGA
- a CDS encoding glycogen debranching enzyme N-terminal domain-containing protein has translation MKMVEIDASTLGNWRDGLHLEWLETNGLGGYAMGTVSGANARRYHGILCAAVRPPVDRRMLLNKLEDVIYIDGSRHALSCNLYGDVVHPEGYHYLRTFRLDPWPIWTYEMQGTIIEKHLIMPHGRNAVAVAYHCVESPCPIRIEGRLLASWRDHHHLAHSRVDISPEFQELPGGARISINGGPPVFLQAGDGRVSHCAEWYYNLTYPLEAERGLDFQEDLYCPVELEWPLCPGQTCALVACVDQPLELTFDEIAASERARREAVVRPAPADDPVARRLFLAADQFIVDREVNGAPAKSVIAGYPWFTDWGRDTLIALPGLLLATGRHEDARQVLIACAESMQDGLVPNLFPDQGIGAAYNTVDATLWFFAAAKRYYEATCDLDLFREVLFARMRQSLAAHIEGTHFGIRMTDDALLTAGDETTQLTWMDAKVGDWVVTPRHGKAVEVNALWYSALRTAEYFARKLDRDARPYARLCRRAKEAFLACFWLEDRGYLADVVRDTEIDASLRPNQVIALSLPYTMLSVAQERSVLKVVTEQLLTPYGLRTLAPSDDRYRGKCEGDPWSRDGAYHQGTVWTWPLGAFLSAYFTHAGRSEQARQWVGELIRPLVNHLREAGLGSVSEIFDGDPPHTPRGCPAQAWSVAELLRIWLELGLGGPKS, from the coding sequence ATGAAAATGGTGGAGATTGACGCATCCACGTTGGGCAACTGGCGAGACGGCCTGCACCTGGAGTGGCTCGAGACCAACGGTTTGGGCGGCTACGCCATGGGCACCGTCTCGGGTGCGAATGCCCGGCGTTACCACGGCATTCTGTGCGCCGCAGTGCGGCCGCCTGTGGACCGCAGGATGTTGCTGAACAAGCTGGAGGATGTCATCTACATCGACGGCTCGCGGCATGCTCTGTCCTGCAATCTATACGGCGACGTGGTCCATCCCGAGGGCTATCACTACCTGCGAACCTTCCGACTGGACCCGTGGCCCATCTGGACTTACGAGATGCAGGGCACGATCATTGAGAAGCACCTCATCATGCCCCACGGGCGCAATGCGGTGGCCGTCGCATACCACTGTGTCGAGAGCCCCTGCCCGATCCGCATAGAGGGTCGACTGCTGGCCTCCTGGCGCGACCATCACCATCTCGCCCATTCGCGGGTGGACATCTCTCCAGAGTTCCAGGAGCTCCCGGGAGGCGCGCGCATTTCCATCAACGGCGGTCCGCCGGTCTTTCTCCAGGCGGGCGACGGACGCGTCAGCCATTGCGCGGAATGGTATTACAATCTCACCTACCCCTTGGAAGCCGAGCGCGGCCTGGACTTCCAGGAGGATCTCTACTGTCCCGTCGAACTTGAGTGGCCCCTCTGCCCTGGGCAGACCTGCGCGCTGGTGGCATGTGTGGATCAGCCGTTGGAGCTGACCTTTGACGAGATCGCCGCTTCAGAGCGAGCGCGACGCGAAGCCGTGGTTCGTCCGGCCCCCGCGGATGACCCCGTGGCGCGACGGCTCTTCCTGGCCGCTGACCAGTTTATCGTGGACCGCGAAGTGAATGGGGCTCCGGCAAAGAGCGTGATCGCCGGGTACCCGTGGTTTACGGACTGGGGCCGAGATACGCTGATTGCCCTGCCTGGTCTGCTCCTTGCCACCGGGCGGCATGAGGATGCCCGACAGGTCCTTATCGCGTGCGCCGAGAGTATGCAGGATGGTCTGGTGCCCAATCTTTTCCCCGACCAGGGCATCGGAGCCGCATACAACACAGTGGACGCCACCTTGTGGTTCTTCGCGGCAGCCAAGCGGTACTACGAGGCCACCTGCGATCTTGATCTGTTTCGCGAGGTGCTCTTCGCCCGGATGCGCCAGTCTCTGGCGGCCCACATTGAGGGCACGCATTTCGGCATTCGCATGACGGACGATGCCCTCCTGACTGCGGGGGATGAAACCACTCAGCTCACCTGGATGGATGCCAAGGTGGGCGACTGGGTGGTCACACCGCGCCACGGCAAAGCCGTCGAGGTCAACGCCCTGTGGTATTCGGCCCTGCGCACAGCCGAGTATTTCGCCCGAAAGCTGGATCGGGATGCGCGGCCGTATGCGCGGCTGTGCAGGCGGGCGAAGGAGGCCTTCCTGGCGTGCTTCTGGCTGGAAGATCGCGGCTATCTCGCCGATGTGGTGCGGGATACCGAGATCGACGCCTCCCTGCGGCCGAACCAGGTCATCGCCCTCAGCCTCCCGTATACCATGCTCTCCGTGGCCCAGGAACGCTCTGTGCTCAAGGTGGTCACCGAGCAGCTTCTCACGCCCTACGGCCTGCGCACCCTCGCGCCTAGTGATGACCGCTACCGGGGCAAGTGCGAGGGCGACCCGTGGTCACGTGACGGCGCGTATCACCAGGGCACCGTCTGGACCTGGCCGCTGGGTGCCTTCCTCAGTGCGTACTTCACCCACGCCGGGCGCTCAGAGCAGGCGAGGCAATGGGTTGGCGAACTGATCCGCCCGCTGGTGAATCACTTGCGGGAAGCCGGGCTGGGTTCTGTGTCGGAGATTTTCGACGGCGACCCACCCCACACTCCCCGAGGTTGCCCTGCGCAGGCCTGGAGTGTAGCCGAATTGCTGCGCATCTGGCTTGAGCTTGGCCTGGGCGGACCGAAATCCTGA
- a CDS encoding NUDIX hydrolase translates to MDSREHVVTSERAFEGKLVKVRVDQVRLPDGRDARREVVEHPGAVAIVPVLPGPRVVLVRQWRHAAGEVLLEIPAGTLEPDEEPVVCARRELAEETRLRAGQLRPLITFFTTPGFTEEKLYTFLATDLASSEGEADEDEFICCEDVDWDEAVAMCLDGRIHDAKTIAAILAADRFLSRDVES, encoded by the coding sequence ATGGACTCCCGAGAGCACGTGGTGACGTCGGAACGAGCCTTTGAGGGAAAGTTGGTGAAAGTCCGGGTGGACCAGGTCCGTCTGCCGGATGGTCGGGATGCCCGGCGGGAAGTGGTGGAGCACCCGGGAGCCGTGGCTATAGTTCCGGTCTTGCCGGGGCCGAGAGTGGTCCTCGTCCGGCAATGGCGACATGCGGCCGGCGAGGTCCTTCTGGAGATCCCCGCGGGGACCCTGGAGCCTGATGAAGAACCTGTGGTCTGTGCCCGGCGCGAACTGGCCGAAGAGACCCGGCTGCGCGCGGGGCAGTTGCGGCCCCTCATCACCTTTTTCACCACGCCCGGGTTCACCGAAGAGAAGCTGTACACATTTCTCGCAACCGACCTTGCGTCGTCTGAGGGCGAAGCGGACGAGGATGAGTTCATCTGCTGTGAGGACGTGGATTGGGACGAGGCGGTGGCCATGTGTCTCGACGGGCGCATCCATGATGCCAAAACCATCGCCGCGATCCTTGCCGCGGACCGGTTCCTCTCGCGGGATGTGGAGAGTTGA
- a CDS encoding amidohydrolase family protein: protein MTPTALDFFDCNARIGRPTVFREGQITTTDQLLAEMDYAGIGRALVYHTLAAEWSPKDGNEVLLEELVGQNRLYPCFVALPPATGEMPDPDGFARMVREAHGAVRLFPQDHTFSLLDWCAGALLEALAAHSVPVLVHIGQTSWGELAAVLSAHPDLPLILLGPYYRVDRYLYPLWERHDNLFVESTTYQTFRGIESVCARFGASRLVFGTNLPELETGGAMAPILYADIPPQDRSAIASGNLMRLLGIAQ from the coding sequence GTGACCCCCACAGCCCTGGACTTCTTCGACTGCAATGCCCGGATCGGGCGCCCCACTGTGTTCCGCGAAGGGCAGATCACCACCACGGACCAACTCCTCGCGGAAATGGACTACGCCGGGATCGGCCGGGCGCTGGTCTATCACACGCTGGCGGCGGAGTGGTCGCCGAAAGATGGCAACGAGGTGCTGCTGGAGGAACTGGTGGGCCAGAACCGGCTCTACCCGTGTTTCGTGGCACTGCCCCCTGCAACGGGTGAAATGCCTGACCCGGACGGGTTCGCGCGGATGGTGCGGGAAGCCCACGGCGCAGTGCGGCTGTTCCCGCAGGACCACACCTTCAGCCTGCTGGACTGGTGCGCCGGCGCGCTGCTGGAGGCCCTGGCTGCCCATAGCGTCCCGGTGCTGGTGCACATTGGCCAGACCAGTTGGGGCGAGCTGGCGGCCGTCCTGAGCGCCCATCCGGACCTGCCCCTGATCCTTCTCGGCCCTTACTACCGCGTGGACCGTTACCTTTACCCCCTCTGGGAGCGCCACGACAACCTGTTCGTGGAAAGCACCACCTACCAGACCTTCCGCGGGATCGAATCAGTCTGCGCACGTTTCGGCGCGTCGAGGCTGGTCTTCGGCACCAACTTGCCCGAACTGGAGACCGGCGGGGCAATGGCGCCTATCTTGTATGCCGACATCCCCCCGCAGGATCGCTCCGCCATCGCTTCCGGCAATCTCATGCGCCTGCTGGGCATCGCGCAGTGA
- a CDS encoding amidohydrolase, producing the protein MDFQNDWRMGVVYQNEIIIDAHGHMGPWLDFNVPEQGSPDAMVRTMDQCGIRTTVISPHLCIGPDYRLGNRHAYEAAARFPGRLVPFVTVNPNYGAAEIQQEIEYWEANGGIQAFKLHPSLHQYKASGKDYFPVYEYAQAYGLPILSHSWAGDPLGGASTLGGLAAQFPAAGFIIGHAASSWQVLDEAEKEAHRHPNVYLDLTGSRLIRGLIEDMVKRVGADRVLFGTDNPFIDPRPGLGRVLAARLTDDDKRKILGLNAKRLFRL; encoded by the coding sequence ATGGACTTCCAGAATGACTGGCGTATGGGTGTGGTCTACCAGAACGAAATCATCATCGATGCCCACGGGCACATGGGCCCCTGGCTGGACTTCAACGTGCCCGAGCAGGGCAGCCCCGATGCCATGGTGCGTACCATGGACCAGTGCGGCATCCGTACAACGGTGATCAGCCCTCACCTGTGCATCGGTCCCGACTACCGCCTGGGCAACCGTCACGCCTATGAGGCGGCGGCGCGATTCCCGGGCAGACTGGTGCCCTTCGTCACCGTGAACCCCAATTACGGGGCAGCGGAGATCCAGCAGGAGATTGAGTACTGGGAGGCAAACGGGGGCATCCAGGCCTTCAAGCTACACCCCTCTCTGCACCAGTACAAGGCTTCCGGGAAGGACTACTTTCCGGTCTACGAGTACGCGCAGGCCTATGGCTTGCCGATCTTGTCCCACTCCTGGGCCGGGGACCCCCTTGGTGGCGCAAGCACTCTGGGTGGCCTCGCGGCACAGTTCCCGGCGGCCGGGTTCATCATCGGCCATGCGGCCTCAAGCTGGCAGGTGCTGGACGAGGCCGAAAAGGAAGCTCACAGACACCCCAACGTGTATCTCGACCTGACCGGATCCCGGCTGATCCGCGGCCTGATCGAGGACATGGTCAAGCGCGTGGGAGCCGACCGCGTGCTCTTTGGCACCGACAACCCCTTCATCGACCCGCGCCCCGGCCTTGGGCGAGTGCTCGCAGCCCGGCTCACCGACGACGACAAGCGCAAGATCCTGGGGCTGAACGCAAAGCGCCTGTTCAGGTTGTAG